A window of Paenibacillus polygoni contains these coding sequences:
- the ispE gene encoding 4-(cytidine 5'-diphospho)-2-C-methyl-D-erythritol kinase yields the protein MKIYEKAPAKINLMLDVLHKRNDGYHEVEMIMTMVDLADRIEMAEMPRDTIMISSQAGYIPLDEKNLAFQAARLVKERYNVKKGVYIHLDKKIPVAAGLAGGSSDAAATLRGLNKLWGLGISDEELRLLGAELGSDVPFCITGGTALATGRGEKLSMMPNPPQCWVILAKPPINVSTAEVYGRVRSDRITHHPSAKRMEEAIRNQSFAGVCQELGNVLEDVTLKLHPEVGQLKEAMLRLGADGVLMSGSGPTVFGLVSKESKVPRIYNGLRGFCKEVYAVRLLT from the coding sequence TTGAAAATTTACGAAAAAGCTCCTGCAAAAATTAATTTAATGCTGGATGTATTACATAAAAGAAACGATGGGTATCATGAAGTTGAGATGATCATGACAATGGTCGATCTTGCTGACCGAATCGAGATGGCGGAAATGCCTCGCGATACCATCATGATTTCAAGCCAGGCGGGATATATCCCTCTTGATGAGAAGAATTTAGCCTTTCAGGCTGCCAGACTAGTAAAAGAGCGATATAACGTCAAGAAAGGCGTCTATATTCATTTAGATAAAAAAATCCCAGTTGCTGCAGGACTAGCAGGGGGAAGCAGTGATGCTGCTGCAACACTGCGAGGACTAAATAAACTCTGGGGTCTCGGTATTTCTGATGAAGAGCTTAGACTTCTAGGCGCAGAGCTTGGGTCTGATGTCCCTTTCTGTATAACAGGAGGAACCGCTCTTGCTACAGGAAGAGGAGAAAAACTCTCGATGATGCCAAATCCTCCTCAGTGCTGGGTTATCCTTGCGAAGCCGCCGATCAATGTATCAACGGCTGAGGTCTATGGACGTGTACGAAGCGACCGTATTACACATCATCCTTCGGCCAAAAGAATGGAAGAGGCTATTCGCAATCAGTCCTTCGCAGGGGTTTGCCAGGAACTTGGTAATGTTTTAGAAGATGTTACTTTAAAACTTCATCCTGAAGTAGGTCAATTGAAGGAGGCCATGCTGCGTCTTGGCGCCGATGGTGTATTGATGTCAGGCAGCGGACCTACCGTATTTGGACTAGTCTCCAAAGAATCGAAAGTACCGAGGATTTACAACGGGCTGCGTGGCTTCTGTAAAGAAGTTTATGCGGTAAGATTACTAACTTAG
- the purR gene encoding pur operon repressor, which yields MKKLKRSARLVEMTQYLLSRPHTLIPLTTFAERYGAAKSSISEDLAIIKEVFEEEGMGDLQTLAGAAGGVKFMPKMSQERAFSFIKQLCSKLEQPDRILPGGYLYMSDLLGQPSVVNEIGKILATAFSGLEIDAVMTVETKGIPLAYAVGSQLNLPVVLVRRDHQVTEGSAVSINYVSGSHKSLHTMSLSRRALPEKSRVLIVDDFMKAGGTVQGMIDLLGEFNAEVAGVGVLVESGTVDSEERLLHDYISLATLTAVDAKTKQITVKPGNYFNALQ from the coding sequence GTGAAGAAATTGAAACGTAGTGCACGTTTGGTTGAAATGACACAATACTTGCTCTCTAGACCACATACCTTAATCCCGCTTACTACTTTTGCGGAACGATATGGAGCTGCGAAGTCGTCTATAAGCGAAGATTTAGCTATCATTAAAGAAGTATTTGAAGAAGAGGGCATGGGAGATTTGCAAACTCTTGCAGGTGCTGCAGGAGGCGTGAAATTCATGCCGAAAATGTCTCAAGAACGGGCTTTCTCTTTTATTAAGCAGCTGTGCAGTAAGTTAGAACAGCCTGACCGGATTTTACCGGGCGGATATCTATACATGTCTGATTTGCTGGGACAACCGTCGGTTGTCAATGAAATTGGTAAGATTCTTGCCACTGCTTTCTCGGGTCTTGAGATTGATGCCGTTATGACGGTAGAAACAAAGGGAATTCCTTTGGCTTATGCGGTAGGCTCTCAGTTGAATCTTCCTGTTGTTCTTGTTAGACGCGATCATCAGGTGACTGAAGGATCAGCTGTAAGCATTAACTATGTATCAGGTTCTCATAAAAGCCTTCATACGATGTCTCTTTCGAGAAGAGCGCTGCCTGAAAAATCTCGTGTGCTTATTGTAGATGACTTTATGAAAGCAGGAGGAACGGTTCAGGGGATGATTGATCTCCTCGGTGAGTTTAATGCTGAAGTCGCAGGTGTAGGTGTATTGGTTGAATCAGGAACGGTAGATTCGGAGGAACGCCTGCTCCATGATTATATTTCCCTAGCCACGTTAACTGCTGTTGATGCAAAAACAAAGCAGATTACGGTGAAGCCTGGAAATTACTTTAATGCTCTTCAATAA
- a CDS encoding small, acid-soluble spore protein, alpha/beta type, giving the protein MSRRRRSVMSEELKNELAKDLGFYDTVQQEGWGGIKAKDAGNMVKRAIQLAEQAARKS; this is encoded by the coding sequence ATGAGCCGCAGAAGACGCAGTGTAATGTCAGAGGAACTTAAGAATGAGCTTGCAAAAGACTTGGGGTTTTATGATACTGTTCAGCAGGAAGGCTGGGGAGGCATCAAGGCCAAAGACGCAGGTAATATGGTAAAGCGGGCCATTCAGCTCGCTGAACAGGCTGCGAGAAAGTCCTAG